The sequence ctcaagcaaaTATAAGAATTAATTATCTTATTTGTCATTTTAACAAAGtattatgaatatatattttgaaacTATTAACTTAAGAATTTTCGAACAATATTTgtgtactatttaaacgacgtaattaagttatatatttatatattatgtatcatgATTATAAATACATATTTTAAAATATTGAGTAtactttataatatacatatacatatgaaagatagctatactcgtattctcgttcatttttctcaagaattctagtcatacttatacaatatttatacatgtattatacGCAACTTCTTGaagtatttactattcatatatatcaatagtaatttgaatgattgatgtattatgtcatgcatgacatcatcaatcttattatgtcatgcatgacctcatgGTATTTAACTTATCCTAGATATTTGTCATAAAACAACAAATTACAAGTAGTATATAAAGGCCTTACATGATATAtttttacacacatttacatccattctactttcaattctcttccaagtattctcttattctttctctctaaaaacaatatctaatatcctctcttcaagttctaataaACTTTCATCATCCACAGCAAAAACTAGTTACAAAAACAATCCATAAACATCATATAAGAAGTGATCAAGAACACTTTCATTTGTttcaagttttgcttccaagtttgaTATTCTTTAAGCAACCTTTCAAGGAGTCTTTCAAGCTCTagaaatcctcttcatattcagctacttccctttcttaaatcaaggtattagccttaccaaaactcttgttcaattcatataattatactatctatataagagtttataaactagaacatagtttagttgattctaaacttgttcgcaaataaagttaatccttctaacttgacttttaaaaacaacttaacacatgttttatatctatatgatatgctaacttaatgagttaaaacttggaaacacgaagaacaccgtaaaaccggacatacgccgtcgtagtaaaactgggggctgttttgggttagataattaaaaactatgataatatttgatttaacagttgttcttctgggaaaatgatattttatatgaacatgaaactatatccaagaatcatggttaaactcaaagtagaagtatgtttttcaaaatggtcatcaagatgtcgttcttcgacggaaatgactacctctttaaaaatagttatgtaacctgtaactccgactacaaACCACcaatttttcagtttagttttacaaatttcagttcgttatgaaaccatagaaatttgattaactcaaaacggatttataatgaagaaattatgagcaaaacaatattggttaaaaatggctaaaatgactacgtgatgattttacaaaaatctatactaaccatatcttagctaacttttattgtattatacatgtattctaacatgtcatggttacacaatacgtcagataaatcaaaagaaaccacatacacaatacgtgtaactacaatagcggtatcgtgggtcatgattgagtcttattcaatacgtgtatactatgtcttgattatttcaaggtgatgtatctatctatatatttactattaactgtggactactaactgtggactactaattatggactactaatgttggactgctaacttgacagcttaaacaatcacacgtgattgaaaatataaacttaaacaatcacacgtgattgaaaatatgaacgtaaacaatcacacgtgattgaaagtatgaacttaaacaatcacatgtgatttaagatatgatatgaatatagttgtattacattttgatatatatatatatatatatatatatatatatatatatatatatatatatatatatatatatatatatatatatatatatatatatattgttacaggttcgtgaatccaaggacgacgactatatttttaataagttgaaaacttattattaatatacttttactaccgtgagtatatagtcccatttttaaactctaaaaatatttttgggatgagaatacatgcatattatgttttacgctatggacacaagtacttaaaatatattctacgttgagttgtaccaccttgcatatcttcccaaatagcttggtaactaatatttacatgttgtatgaacatgtaagcgcgaatcttattgatagatctatcgggtttgacaaccccaaccgggccagtcgctctagtatcgtaaacggttgcatagtacttagtttttactacacttggtacagtgtagagagatttcataataaagggaatatgccatattaatggttaagtatcattaccgaagcgctcaacaacttatagaatatctttattgaaatatttataactatgaaatcttgtggtctatatttatatcgatgctagctttaaacctatatatctcactaacttttgtgttgactgtttaagcatgtttattctcaggtcctttaaAAAGTCTtcagctgttgcattatctgagcaagctgtgcatggagtctcatacttttatttaaataaagtgttgcattcaataaaacctttgtcttgtattatattcgactgttatgtcacatgtgtagtatttgaaaaccgatgtattatggggattattccttaaataatcacccaattgtttaaaacatgcattatgtataataatggtgtgctttttatgaaacgaatgcgatattttctaaaacgtatcatatagaggtcaaatacctcgctatgggaccaatgaataacgtactgcgtttatagtaatatggacgggttgttTCACCATTGAAACACTAATTTTTTCTCTCCGACCATATACAATACACCGTAGCGGAGAACATTAATTTCGCTATAATAACTCTCGCCACATTCCGATGAGGCGAAGGACTAATAAACTGAAAAAACTCTTTCCAACCATGATCAGACCTTTCAACTTCAATAATATTCAATACTTTCTTCCAAATAATCTTCGGGAACGAACATTCAAAAAATAAATGAAAATGCGAGCGTGGTTCTTGCTTACAAAAAGCGCATACCAACGAGTTACCAGCCATGTTTTCCCATGATTTGACTCTATCTTGAGTCTCGATCTTCTCTCGAACCAATAATCAAGAGATAAATATGTGTCTAGGAATGCATTGAGGATACCATATAACTGAAATCCATCCCACGACGCTTGCATGAGGCCTTATAGTCTGCCAAACTATGCTCACCGAAAATTGCCACAGATTACCATTAAAGTCTCTTCACATAGCTTTATCTTCCTCATTGTTAATAATAGTGGGATAGATAAATTCAAACTTTGATACTTCTGATTCCAATTAACAGGCCATTTCCAACCCTGATGATCAATAACCTCATTAACCTTAGTTACCGTGGAGAATCCAGCCGCATTGATATCTCTATACGAAACAAGTTTCGCCAACGGGCAGAGATCGTTCCAAGAATCATACCAAGCCGAACACGGATAGCCATTAACAATCtgatgaataatatatggtcgaatAGTGTCACGTATGAGCAAAATTTTATGCCATCCCCAACTATCCGTTGCTTGTACCGACACTTCCCACACACTTTTACATCGCACCCGATATTCATGAATTCACTTCACCCATAGCAATTTCTTATGAATAATGAGACCATAAATGATAAGGTATCACTGCCACATTCCACCCTTTCAACCGTTTAATACCCAGGCCACCCTCTTCCTTCGGCAAACAAACCTCATCCCATTTAACTTTCGCCTTACCTTTTTTCATCTCACCTTGGCACCACAAAAACCCCTTATAAGCTTTTCGATATCTTTGATGACAACATCCGGAAGAATGAAAACAGATGACCAGTATACTTGCATTGCAGTCAATACCGAAATAATGAGTTGCACTCTACCCGCAAAAGATAGGAATTTATTTTTCCAGTCCTCTAATTTAAGCTTCACTCTTTCCACCAGAACTTGACAATCACGATACAAAAGCCTAGATGAAACAAGGGGTACACCCAAATATCTTATAGGCAGGCTACCTTTGGCAAAAGGCATAATCTCCAAAATTTAATTTTTAGTAGCAATCGAACAGTTGGCTAGGAACACTGTACTTTTCGGCAAGGTAGGGACAAGACCTGAACACAATTTAAATTCTTCAAGAGCATTAGCAATAACCATAACCGATTCTTTATAAGTACACGATAACAAAAATAAATCATCTGCGAAGCAAAGATTAACAATTTCCAATTTATCACACTTCAAATGATATTTAAACAACTCTGACTCGCTAACTTCTCTTTTAAGCATAAGAGTCAAGACTTCCATAACAATAGTGAAAAGGTACAGAGACAATGGATCCCCCTGACGTAAACCCCTTTTACCTTGGAAGAACCCGTGAAGCTCTCTATTAACATTCAAAGAAAACGATGTCGTTGAGACACACTTCATAATCCAGTTAACCATAGTATGACAGAACCCGAAACGATGGAGGGTAGACTCAAGAAAGCTCCAATCAACCGTATCATATGCTTTTTGAATATCAACCGTGAACGTGCATCTAGGAATAACCTAGTCTATATGGTAATTTTTCATCAATTCCTGCGCCAACAAGATGTTATCCGAAATACGACGTCCCGGAATAAACACCGATTGGTTTTCACTCACATTATACTTCAAACCATCTCTAATACGATTCGTGATAATTTTGCTAATGATTTTATAGATAACATTACAACACGAAATAGGACGAAAATCATTAACCTGAGATGGAACTTGAGTCTTCGAAAGTAAGGAAATTGTGGTGTGATTTATTTCCTTTAAAAACTGTCCATTGGCAAAAAATTCTTTTACAGCCTCAGCCACATCATCACCAATAATACACCATGCGTTTTTTAAAAATGCAGCAGAATATCAATCCGGACCTGGAGATTTATCATCCTCAATATTAAAAACCGTGTCTTTAACTTCATGCGTAGCCACTGGCCAAATCATGCTTTGCACAATATCTGATGGAAGTTGCCTATAAAAAAGATTTTGAGGATCCCTTATACTATTGCAGGCGTAGGAGTTTCGCAAAAACTTGGTGTAGTGATCCACAAAAATCTTTGGCACATCAACTCCCtgatgcgaattgccttcttgatcAACAATATTTTGAAATTTGCTTCTATGCTTTCTCACTTGAACTACTTTATAGGAATAGCTAGAATTACTATCTCCCACTCTTAGCCattcaattttttatttttgtttcaagAAACGCTCTTCATCCAAAACCGCCTCATTGAAAAGTTTCAGAATTAGTCAATAACAGATATTGATAGTTGtgagtgatatggccgaaacggatgttctttatttgcgcggtgtcgttaggccgcggctcgccaggatcagccacacgtgggagagggtactgttttaaatttatatttagcggggcttaaatcttactactccttataagtaagggaagtatgacctagagtcgtatttttgagatatcagtaacatcgaacctatattgtagcctaagatagttagggagtagtgaatatttattttgggattttcaagtttataagatagataaagtaaatgctataaaatttgtaattcagaaaaggttaaagtaagtgcatactatgacttcatcagttattctgccgagattatggaatgctggcacatgaataggcagaggccctgtattcattacactggtcctaaacgcccttgtcataagacatgtcactgggtactgcgttaggcttgaagattctgaatagacagcaacgtcccttacccccaacgcccgtgcagtctgactacaggcatacacattcagatggatcatccaattgagcgactcggttgggtgacgtattaacattccgaaatggtctaaactttcttaagcataatagaatacatggtttaccatatccgagagacgtaatgtgtttcaatgctttcgttaatgattggtaaaagatagttaggcccttaaaaagagtttaaccataaagaacaccatggccaagtcaagtctgacttccatgaacacgttcggttatcctaacggtccaatcctttatgtgtctaaacaaacagttccttaattaactaagaatccctcaagcggggtgcaatgcttgagaccgcgttatggtacagtgtactggtcaacactaaccgtgttccatggccttacttagtagaggtatagcttacaacaaccgctgtgcttcagcgtgcacgtacgaagtttttatgcttggtgactacactagcatggtctaggaccgacaatgtactaagggcctagtccgatgtttcactacgaaagagtcctcagtcgaaatccaaagttcgatagacttactacaaccggtgtgcctcggtcgatcttacgttgtatccgatagacttctcttaccaaggggtgacacagatagtgtactctgaatcggggttcacgacttcccaataacagagcctataactacgttctattagttggaaaagcgattgagtttaaagcataatcggaaagcatttcaacagcatacacagaccataatattatttcagcattataactgcttacaccatagcatacactaaagataactactcgctaatcattgcaataatatcataaaacattatataagataaaagatagaagtaccagtagattaaacgagttccgaatacaaaagtgacaacttcaagactccagaccgcttctAATACAATCTTCAAcgttcacctccgggtacttaatttcccgctcggaggtgagaaggcattgaaagtatgactaatattgtacaagagagagagaaagaagtgaattgaagtgtgtgttggaatgaatgacaaagaccctttaaatagacttgaaaattaccaaatacgcctggcaggccgtttggcaggccgtttggcaggccttatggcaggccgtatgtaaggcaggccgtttggtggctcgtgtggtggcacgtatatggcaggccatttccatactggcaggccgtatggcaggccgtttggcttgctggtcagccttgattccctggatcataacttgatttcttgtctttcaccgttttcgctctagaatcttcgttttagctccgattctcttgattctttttgcaccgtcttcgtaattacttgttcttcaattctaaccgacgaagtgagtATTTTActaacaaagttcgaatctttcttgtttttgggccttaataccggggtgaaaacgtgactttttagccgatatcaaatatcccacacttagaattttgcttgtcctcaaacaaactctcattttaaagaatcttttcggcgtttctttcctaatagcctaagtggtttgcttttattataagagcaaaaagataaggtgagtcatctatgttaggattgaaattatctcggcaagcatgcgaggaggttacatgacataggctatgtagtgacccgaacttttccatgtttatatatattaattgagattgatatttacatgattaaatatttccaacatgttaagcaatcaaactttttaagacttgattaattgaaatatgtttcatatagacaattgaccacccaagttgaccggtgattcacgaacgttaaaacttgtaaaaactatatgatgacatatatatggatatatatatatatatatatatatatatatatatatatatatatatatatatatatatatatatatatatatatatatatatatatatatatatatatagttaacatgatactatgataagtaaacatatcattaagtatattaacaatgaactacatatgtaaaaacaagactactaacttaatgatttttaaacgagacatatatgtaacgattatcgttgtaaagacatttaatgtatatatatcatattaagagatattcatacatgataatatcatgataatataataatttaaaatctcatttgatattataaacattgggttaacaacatttaacaagatcgttaacctaaaggtttcaaaacaacacttacatgtaacgactaacgatgacttaacgactcagttaaaatgtatatacatgtagtgttttaatatgtatttatacaatttttaaagacttcaatacacttatcaaaatacttctacttaacaaaaatgcttacaattacatcctcgttcagtttcatcaacaattctactcgtatgcacccgtattcgtactcgtacaatacacagcttttagatgtatgtactattggtatatacactccaatgatcagctcttagcagcccatgtgagtcacctaacacatgtgggaaccatcatttggcaactagcatgaaatatctcataaaattacaaaaatatgagtaatcattcatgacttatttacatgaaaacaaaattacatatcctttatatctaatccatacaccaacgaccaaaaacacctacaaacactttcattcttcaattttcttcatctaattgatctctctcaagttctatcttcaagttctaagtgttcttcatatattctacaagttctagttacataaaatcaagaatactttcaagtttgctagctcacttccaatcttgtaaggtgatcatccaacctcaaaaaatctttgtttcttacagtaggttatcattctaatacaaggtaataatcatattcaaactttggttcaatttctataactataacaatcttatttcaagtgatgatcttacttgaacttgttttcgtgtcatgattctgcttcaagaacttcgagccatccaaggattcattgaagctagatccatttttctcttttccagtaggtttatccaaggaacttaaggtagtaatgatgttcataacatcattcgattcatatatatataaagctatcttatttgaaggtttaaacttgtaatcactagaacatagtttagttaattctaaacttgttcgcaaacaaaagttaatccttctaacttgacttttaaaatcaactaaacacatgttctatatctatatgatatgctaacttaatgatttaaaacctgaaaacacgaaaaacaccgtaaaaccggatttacgccgtcgtagtaacaccgcgggctgttttgggttagttaattaaaaactatgataaactttgatttaaaagttgttattctgagaaaatgatttttattatgaacatgaaactatatctaaaaattttggttaaactcaaagtggaagtatgttttctaaaatggtcatctagacgtcgttctttcgactgaaatgactacctttacaaaaacaacttgtaaattatttttccgactttaaacctatactttttctgtttagattcataaaatagagttcaatatgaaaccatagcaatttgattaactcaaaatggatttaaaatgaagaagttatgggtaaaacaagattggataatttttctcattttagctacgtgaaaattggtaacaaatctattccaaccataacttaatcaacttgtattgtatattatgtaatcttgagataccatagacacgtatacaatgtttcgacctgtcatgtcgacacatctatatatatttcggaacaaccatagacactctatatgtgaatgttgtagttagctataaagggttgaggttgattccaaaatatatataatttgagttgtgatcaatactgagatacgtatacactgggtcgtggattgattcaagataatatttatcgatttatttctgtacatctaactgtggacaactagttgtaggttactaacgaggacagctgacttaataaacttaaaacatcaaaatatattaaaagtgttgtatatatattttgaacatactttgatatatatgtatatattgttataggttcgtgaatcaaccagtggccaagtcttacttcccgacgaagtaaaaatatgtgaaagtgagttatagtcccacttttaaaatataatatttttgggatgagaatacatgcaggttttataaatgatttacaaaatagacacaagtacgtgaaactacattctatggttgaattatcgaaatcgaatatgcccctttttattaagtctggtaatctaagaattagggaacagacaccctaattgacgcgaatcctaaagatagatctattgggcctaacaaaccccatccaaagtaccggatgctttagtacttcgaaatttatatcatatccgaagggtgtcccggaatgatggggatattcttatatatgcatcttgttaatgtcggttaccaggtgttcaccatatgaatgatttttatctctatgtatgggatgtgtattgaaatatgaaatcttgtggtctattattatgatttgatatatataggttaaacctataactcaccaacatttttgttgacgttttaagcatgtttattctcaggtgattattaagagcttccgctgtcgcatacttaactaaggacgagatttggagtccatgcttgtatgatattgtgtaaaaactgcattcaagaaacttattttgttgtaacatatttgtattgtaaaccattatgtaatggtcgtgtgtaaacaggatattttagattatcattatttgataatctacgaaaagctttttaaacctttattgatgaaataaaggttatggtttgttttaaaatgaatgcagtctttgaaaaacgtctcatatagaggtcaaaacctcgcaacgaaatcaattaatatggaacgtttttaatcaataagtgtatcttatcgagtttgttaggatgcattagtgagtctagacttcgaccgtgtttacttgaaaaatgattgcttaacaaattttgttggaaactatatatttttaacatgtgaatattatgtgatatattaatctcttaacgcgtttgatattatgtgatagatgtctacctctagaacaagtcccattgactcatctaataataatgaagagtcaaatgtaaattggaatgattcgtggactgattcacaagttcccgaagaggaaccggaagaagagtcagaaccggaagaagaatcggaaccggaagaagaatcggaaccggatgaagaaatagaactggtgggagaaataataaaacggttaagtaaaagaaaatcctcaaccaaccgaccaaggttaattatggtcaatggtgtttccgccaaggaagcaaaatattgggaggattaccaattctccgatgaatcggattccgacgagaattccgatgatgttatagcaattaccccaactgaatttaaaaaggcaaaagaaaataataagggaaagggcataaaaatagagaaatctaattccaaccccgatgaactttatatgtatcgtcaacccccgaagtccttaagttgtaacaatgacccgggaacctctaaaccaccaggtttttctaaaccaatgtggaaaacgacggctcgtattatgggaacatcatatatccctagaaacttggcaaaacgaaccaaaaccgaagaagaagaaacaagcgagtcggaataagatagttgtattcatgtagtgtaatatatgtaatatagtgtgcttatgctttatgatatatgtaaaaattgcttgtattaataagtatttttttatgaatctaactcttgtctattttacagtataaaaacacaaaatggatagacaacccaatattttaagagacctacccggagacatgattgatgaaatcttgtctagagtcggtcagaatttttcggcacaactatttaaggcgagatcagtttgtaagacattcgaagaacgttccaagaatgccttggtttataaaaggctttcgttcgaaagatgggggatatcacattgggaaatccataagttacgatgtgtttactttgacgcatatattgcggggaacccaaatgctattttacgcaatgggttaagaaattattttgactcaatatatccgaatattggacttcgtgatttagaaaaagcggctaac comes from Rutidosis leptorrhynchoides isolate AG116_Rl617_1_P2 chromosome 4, CSIRO_AGI_Rlap_v1, whole genome shotgun sequence and encodes:
- the LOC139841033 gene encoding uncharacterized mitochondrial protein AtMg01250-like; the protein is MVNWIMKCVSTTSFSLNVNRELHGFFQGKRGLRQGDPLSLYLFTIVMEVLTLMLKREVSESELFKYHLKCDKLEIVNLCFADDLFLLSCTYKESVMVIANALEEFKLCSGLVPTLPKSTVFLANCSIATKN